A part of Rhodamnia argentea isolate NSW1041297 chromosome 8, ASM2092103v1, whole genome shotgun sequence genomic DNA contains:
- the LOC115737947 gene encoding uncharacterized protein LOC115737947: protein MKILCVSTLVCTVHLFLALEFTSGYLIDKDVVAIEGEPSSSSAAAAVTYSNDLINEVKKECSITLKSASQLRIEDSRAFSIKEELFFVNGDWEQDAVDSPILPFDDSQLSSNSSRAPLHLVSFWITDVDRSHRLKKSVFVSGLLTMGITVDGMFSEKPYEGSHQFEIWPGHTRLSISFQGVYSESNQNGGERVLCLLGNTMLPSRESDHANPWQWVKNSNNNNNQPPLLQDDRILLVLRYPMTFTLTRRVIQGRMKSLNPKSNAKYFDEVHIASQLGKAAHYEFGSEKIVAKSCNPYPYQDGFLNGSIEIYKGAGFCRILEESTGQAFTIVPNWRCNSTDDFCSRLGPFAVDKAIRASDGSFKDVKLYMQDIKCEQTSVPGTSSARVAAVFRAVSPLENQYTAERRSGPSNMTLAAEGIWKSSSGQLCMAGCIGIGDSVGSECKSRICLYIPTSFSIKQRSIVLGSFFSLKTDNISFFPLAFEKLVQPTELWNYFKNANPYYSYSKIDLAGVILEKNEPFSFRSVIKKSLLQYPKLEDAESYLVSLSVLSEDLTLHVSAHPDPLPKSISPRVDLQMEIVSLGPLFGRSWSSQNSSFTEDKVPFHTKAAYTERQLLLNVSAQLSFPGKAYGNFSVIFLEGLYDPHVGRMYLVGCRDIRASWKVLFESMDLEAGLDCLIKVVISYPPTTDRWLVDPTAKISISSQRNEDDPLHFDSIKLETFPILYRQQREDILSRRGIEGIVRVLTLSLAISCILSQLFYIKHNVDSVAYVSLVMLGVQAVGYSLPLITGAEAIFKRAASESTDVSSYNLERSQWIHVIDYTVKLLVMVSFLLTLRLLQKVWKSRIRLLMRAPLEPHRVPSDKKVLLTTLSIHLIGYLIVMIVHSVKTSQSSLQTHLDYDSAGNSRASPVWETKLEEYVGLAHDFFLLPQVIGNFLWQIDGHPLRKFYYVGITVIRLLPHLYDYTRSPSPNPYFVDEYEFVNPNWDFYSKFGDVAIPSSSVLLAIVVYIQQKWGYEKLNQSLRLGQCKLLPSSSRAYERLPSKPTEAELVSGVNGTSRHEKENDSED from the coding sequence ATGAAGATCTTGTGCGTTAGCACTCTTGTTTGCACGGTCCATTTGTTCTTGGCCCTTGAGTTCACTAGTGGATACTTGATAGATAAGGATGTTGTTGCAATTGAAGGCgaaccttcttcttcctctgcggCTGCTGCTGTCACCTACAGTAATGATCTGATCAACGAAGTGAAGAAAGAGTGTTCGATTACTTTGAAATCTGCTTCTCAACTGAGAATCGAAGATAGCAGAGCTTTTAGTATTAAGGAAGAGCTTTTTTTTGTGAATGGGGATTGGGAACAAGATGCGGTTGATTCACCAATACTGCCATTTGATGATAGCCAGCTCTCGAGCAACTCGTCGAGGGCTCCTTTGCACTTGGTCTCGTTCTGGATCACCGACGTTGATCGGTCCCACCGGTTGAAGAAATCGGTCTTCGTGAGCGGGCTCTTGACAATGGGCATAACCGTGGACGGCATGTTTTCAGAGAAGCCCTATGAGGGAAGCCATCAGTTTGAGATATGGCCGGGCCATACTCGgctttcaatttcatttcaaGGGGTTTACAGCGAATCCAATCAAAATGGTGGAGAGAGAGTGCTGTGTCTTTTGGGGAACACCATGTTGCCATCAAGGGAATCCGATCATGCTAATCCTTGGCAATGggtgaaaaattcaaataacaATAACAACCAGCCACCTCTTTTGCAGGACGACCGAATTTTGCTTGTCCTCCGATACCCTATGACATTCACTCTCACACGCAGGGTGATCCAAGGCAGAATGAAGAGCCTTAACCCAAAATCTAATGCTAAGTACTTTGATGAAGTACATATTGCATCACAGTTGGGCAAGGCGGCTCATTACGAGTTTGGTTCTGAAAAGATTGTTGCTAAATCCTGCAATCCATACCCCTACCAAGATGGATTTCTAAATGGCAGCATTGAGATCTATAAGGGTGCTGGATTCTGTAGGATTCTTGAGGAATCTACAGGACAAGCTTTTACCATTGTGCCGAACTGGAGGTGCAACTCTACTGATGATTTTTGTAGCAGGCTGGGTCCTTTCGCGGTGGATAAAGCGATTAGGGCTTCAGATGGAAGTTTTAAGGACGTCAAACTTTACATGCAGGATATAAAGTGTGAACAAACTTCTGTACCAGGAACGTCCTCTGCGAGAGTTGCTGCTGTGTTCAGAGCTGTTTCTCCTTTAGAGAATCAGTACACAGCAGAAAGAAGATCCGGTCCGAGTAATATGACTCTTGCTGCCGAGGGAATTTGGAAGTCTTCGAGTGGTCAGCTGTGTATGGCTGGATGCATAGGGATCGGTGATTCTGTAGGGAGCGAGTGTAAGTCTCGGATTTGTCTGTATATACCTACCTCATTTTCCATAAAGCAACGAAGCATTGTGCTTGGGAGCTTCTTTAGCTTAAAGACTGACAACATATCGTTCTTCCCTTTGGCATTTGAGAAGCTAGTGCAGCCTACGGAGCTATGGAATTATTTCAAGAACGCTAATCCATACTATAGTTACTCGAAAATAGATTTGGCTGGTGTTATCCTTGAAAAGAATGAACCTTTCAGTTTCAGGTCTGTGATAAAGAAGTCGCTGTTGCAATACCCCAAACTAGAAGATGCGGAATCATACCTAGTCAGTCTCTCTGTTCTATCAGAAGATCTTACTCTTCATGTGTCTGCGCATCCTGATCCACTCCCTAAATCAATATCTCCGAGGGTCGACCTGCAGATGGAGATTGTCTCTCTGGGTCCATTGTTTGGACGCTCTTGGTCTTCACAGAACAGTTCTTTCACGGAAGACAAGGTCCCTTTCCACACTAAGGCTGCATACACTGAAAGGCAGCTCCTGTTAAATGTTTCAGCCCAACTTTCTTTTCCCGGAAAGGCTTACGGCAATTTTTCAGTGATATTTTTAGAGGGACTATATGACCCGCATGTCGGCAGGATGTATCTTGTTGGTTGCAGAGATATCCGTGCCTCATGGAAAGTATTATTTGAAAGTATGGATCTCGAAGCTGGGTTAGACTGCTTGATCAAGGTAGTCATTTCGTACCCTCCCACCACAGATCGGTGGCTTGTTGATCCCACGGCCAAAATTTCCATCAGCAGccaaagaaatgaagatgatcCTCTCCATTTTgattcaatcaagcttgagaCCTTCCCGATATTGTATAGGCAACAAAGAGAGGACATTCTCTCTCGCAGAGGTATTGAGGGGATCGTTCGGGTACTGACACTTTCTCTGGCCATTTCTTGCATTTTGAGCCAACTCTTCTACATCAAGCATAATGTGGACTCTGTAGCTTATGTCTCGTTGGTTATGCTTGGTGTTCAAGCCGTGGGGTATAGCCTTCCTTTGATTACTGGAGCGGAAGCCATTTTCAAGAGAGCGGCATCAGAATCCACAGATGTTTCTTCCTACAATCTGGAAAGAAGCCAGTGGATTCATGTGATTGATTATACCGTAAAGCTTCTGGTGATGGTTTCATTTTTGCTCACTTTGAGACTTCTTCAGAAGGTGTGGAAATCTCGGATCAGGCTACTCATGAGGGCTCCACTGGAACCACATCGAGTCCCAAGTGATAAAAAAGTGCTGCTTACTACCTTGTCCATACACCTTATCGGTTACCTTATTGTTATGATAGTTCATTCTGTAAAAACGAGCCAGTCATCGCTTCAGACGCATCTGGACTATGATTCTGCTGGCAATTCGCGGGCATCTCCGGTGTGGGAAACCAAATTGGAAGAGTATGTTGGCCTTGCTCACgactttttccttctccctcaaGTTATCGGCAACTTCTTGTGGCAGATTGATGGTCATCCTCTCAGAAAGTTCTATTATGTCGGGATCACTGTCATTAGACTCCTCCCTCATCTATATGATTACACGAGATCCCCCTCTCCCAATCCATACTTTGTGGATGAATATGAGTTTGTCAATCCTAATTGGGATTTTTACTCCAAGTTTGGAGATGTCGCCATACCTTCGAGTTCTGTTCTACTAGCAATTGTAGTCTATATTCAACAGAAATGGGGCTATGAGAAGCTCAACCAGAGTCTTAGATTGGGGCAATGTAAGCTTCTTCCGTCGAGTTCGAGAGCCTATGAGAGGTTGCCGTCCAAGCCAACCGAGGCAGAGCTTGTATCTGGTGTAAATGGGACTTCCAggcacgaaaaagaaaatgacagtgAAGATTAA